In Paenibacillus thermoaerophilus, the following proteins share a genomic window:
- the rlmN gene encoding 23S rRNA (adenine(2503)-C(2))-methyltransferase RlmN, whose protein sequence is MNQSIYGLTLEQLTAWLEERGHKKSRAVQVWEWLYRKRAAAFSDMTDVHPACLELLASHFAIQTASEHLRQTSADGTVKFLFRLADGNLIETVLMRHKYGLSVCVTTQVGCNIGCSFCASGLLAKSRDLSAGEIVEQIMKVQLHLDQAGQGEKVSHIVVMGIGEPFDNFENLMTFLRVVTHPKGLAIGPRHITVSTSGLADKIYAFADAEPQVNLAVSLHAPNDELRTRIMKINRAIPIAKLMEAIDYYLAKRKRKVTLEYILLKDINDRPEHALELVELIGDRKEMAAVNLIPYNPVDEHSQYRRSEPESVRAFYDVLKKHGINCSVRLEHGTDIDAACGQLRSKQIQKDTAGAHQPGTAAPAR, encoded by the coding sequence ATGAACCAATCGATCTACGGACTGACGCTCGAACAGCTAACGGCATGGCTGGAGGAGCGCGGACATAAAAAATCCCGGGCCGTGCAGGTTTGGGAATGGTTATACCGGAAGCGGGCCGCGGCGTTCTCGGACATGACCGATGTGCATCCGGCATGCCTGGAACTGCTGGCCAGCCACTTCGCGATTCAAACCGCGAGCGAGCATCTCCGGCAGACGTCGGCGGACGGCACGGTCAAATTTTTGTTCAGGCTGGCGGATGGCAATCTGATCGAAACCGTGCTGATGCGCCATAAATACGGTTTGTCCGTCTGCGTGACGACGCAGGTCGGCTGCAATATCGGCTGCAGCTTCTGCGCCAGCGGATTGCTGGCGAAAAGCCGCGATCTGTCGGCAGGCGAGATCGTGGAGCAGATCATGAAGGTGCAGCTTCATCTGGATCAGGCCGGGCAGGGCGAGAAAGTCAGCCATATCGTCGTCATGGGTATCGGGGAGCCGTTCGACAACTTCGAGAACCTCATGACGTTCCTGCGCGTCGTGACCCATCCCAAAGGACTGGCGATCGGCCCCCGGCATATTACGGTTTCGACAAGCGGACTGGCCGACAAAATCTACGCGTTCGCGGACGCCGAACCCCAGGTCAATCTGGCGGTCTCGCTGCACGCGCCGAACGACGAGCTGCGCACGCGCATCATGAAGATCAACCGGGCGATCCCGATCGCCAAGCTGATGGAGGCCATCGATTATTATCTGGCCAAGCGGAAGCGCAAGGTTACGCTGGAGTACATCCTGCTGAAGGATATCAACGACCGGCCGGAGCATGCGCTGGAGCTGGTCGAACTGATCGGAGACCGCAAGGAAATGGCGGCGGTGAACCTCATTCCTTATAACCCCGTCGACGAGCACAGCCAGTATCGGCGCAGCGAGCCGGAGTCGGTGAGGGCATTTTACGATGTGTTGAAAAAACACGGGATCAACTGCAGCGTGCGGCTTGAGCACGGAACGGATATCGACGCCGCTTGCGGCCAGCTTCGCAGCAAGCAGATTCAAAAGGATACAGCCGGCGCCCATCAGCCCGGCACAGCCGCCCCGGCTCGGTAG
- a CDS encoding alpha/beta hydrolase: MEQHNRDSAEALTHSRPRFDIPRTFQWDMRSRAENRPYRIFLSIPPGEPPETGYPVIYLLDANSVFGTMAEAVRLQSGRPDKTGVVPAVVVGIGYRTDTPFGLERYYDLTPAPSDRYTRKPDGTPLPEQGGAAAFLQFIEEDLKPLIERETAIDRGRQTIFGHSLGGLFVLYALFAKPHAFRHYVAGSPSVHWIPAYMEEAEQSFVSRLARERVQADVLIAMGGLERGHVSGNFDSARALAERLSAYSGRGLKVLFREFEDEGHVSVLPPLISRALRFALQPEA; encoded by the coding sequence ATGGAACAACACAATCGGGATTCCGCCGAGGCGTTAACCCATTCGCGCCCCAGGTTCGACATCCCCCGCACCTTCCAGTGGGACATGCGCTCGCGCGCGGAAAACCGGCCGTATCGCATTTTCCTGTCGATTCCGCCCGGCGAACCGCCCGAAACGGGTTATCCGGTGATTTATCTGCTGGATGCGAATTCAGTATTCGGCACGATGGCGGAGGCGGTGCGCCTGCAGAGCGGCAGGCCCGACAAGACCGGAGTCGTGCCGGCCGTCGTCGTCGGGATCGGCTATCGGACGGACACCCCGTTCGGGCTTGAACGCTATTACGACCTGACGCCGGCGCCAAGCGACCGGTATACCCGGAAGCCGGACGGAACGCCCCTCCCCGAGCAGGGCGGAGCGGCGGCGTTCCTGCAATTTATCGAGGAGGATCTGAAGCCGCTGATCGAACGAGAAACGGCGATCGACCGCGGGAGACAGACGATTTTCGGCCATTCGCTGGGAGGGCTGTTCGTCCTGTATGCGTTGTTCGCCAAGCCTCATGCCTTCCGCCATTATGTTGCCGGCAGTCCGTCCGTACACTGGATTCCGGCCTATATGGAGGAAGCGGAGCAGTCATTCGTCTCGCGCCTCGCGCGGGAGCGCGTACAGGCCGATGTTCTGATCGCCATGGGAGGACTGGAGCGGGGACACGTCTCCGGCAATTTCGACAGCGCCAGAGCACTCGCCGAACGGCTGTCCGCCTATTCCGGCCGGGGATTAAAGGTTCTGTTCAGGGAGTTCGAGGACGAAGGCCACGTATCGGTTCTGCCTCCCTTGATCAGCCGCGCGCTGCGGTTTGCCTTGCAGCCGGAAGCTTGA
- a CDS encoding ABC transporter substrate-binding protein, with protein sequence MYRNASGFGRALRNAAVVLLCAVVGGGLLAACGSGENKEPPPSPSGTQGAASTAPAAGANSPEPAGERKVKDELGHELVVPASPKRIFAPYLEDSLLKLGLKPVAQWSNGNQALEYLQEELKDVPKLDLSTGLPSPEVLLSYNPDLIILHTSSYAGNGVYENYSKIAPTYVFNNASGNIEKSLLALGELVGKQAEAEQALKAYRDKAETAKKKLEQAVGGKKVAILRFAPKGVSLMGANYLCGYVVHQDLGLGRSKLVEKENSANITLEILPELDADYIFVINQYGQGTERLREMTESPVWKSIPAVKQGHVYELNDMHWLGSGLIAYEKMIDDTLKLLVQ encoded by the coding sequence ATGTATCGAAATGCCAGCGGATTTGGCCGCGCGCTGCGAAATGCCGCTGTTGTCCTGCTCTGCGCCGTTGTGGGCGGGGGCCTGCTTGCCGCCTGCGGCTCCGGGGAGAACAAGGAGCCACCGCCCAGTCCTTCCGGCACCCAGGGCGCCGCTTCTACCGCACCCGCCGCGGGGGCAAACAGTCCGGAGCCGGCGGGAGAACGCAAGGTGAAGGACGAGCTCGGCCACGAACTTGTCGTCCCGGCATCACCCAAGCGGATTTTCGCGCCGTATCTGGAGGATTCTCTCCTCAAGCTCGGTCTGAAGCCCGTCGCCCAGTGGTCCAACGGCAATCAGGCGCTTGAGTATTTGCAAGAGGAGTTAAAGGACGTGCCGAAGCTCGACCTCTCGACCGGATTGCCTTCGCCGGAGGTGCTCCTGTCGTACAATCCCGATTTGATCATCCTGCACACTTCGAGCTATGCGGGCAACGGCGTTTACGAGAACTATTCCAAAATCGCGCCGACTTATGTATTCAACAACGCGTCCGGCAATATCGAGAAGTCGCTGCTCGCGCTGGGAGAGCTGGTGGGCAAACAGGCCGAAGCGGAGCAAGCGCTGAAGGCGTACCGGGACAAAGCGGAGACGGCGAAGAAGAAGCTGGAGCAGGCGGTCGGGGGCAAAAAAGTCGCGATTCTCCGTTTTGCTCCCAAAGGCGTCAGTCTCATGGGCGCCAACTATTTGTGCGGCTACGTCGTGCATCAGGATCTCGGGCTCGGCCGTTCGAAGCTGGTGGAGAAAGAAAACAGCGCGAACATCACCTTGGAGATCTTGCCGGAGCTTGACGCGGATTATATCTTTGTGATCAATCAATACGGCCAAGGGACGGAGCGTCTCCGGGAGATGACGGAAAGCCCGGTCTGGAAGAGCATTCCCGCCGTGAAGCAGGGACATGTGTACGAATTAAACGATATGCACTGGCTGGGCAGCGGGCTGATCGCTTACGAGAAGATGATCGACGATACGCTCAAGCTGCTGGTCCAATAG
- a CDS encoding helix-turn-helix domain-containing protein, whose translation MNAEWPAVKGPVASQPNSGPNLDEVKAFMDRHYHEPLTTGQLAEMAGLSPKYFAHLFKKTYGQSAVEYLTDLRINRAKRYLAESGARLREIALQVGYSDEFYFSHKFKKEVGVSPSDYKKQARSRVAACSPPITGHLLALDVVPAAAPLDPKWTAYYYNDYRTAIKFHLKLTEPYSHLKFDANIGMLSRIRPDAIIGTDRLSADERAKLTEIAPSLFIPESEDGWRDQLRKIAHFLNREEAAERWIQRYERQAEFVRERIGKVLGGERILVLRIYGSRLHVYWNRGLEDVLRRDLRLEAADRGGSSVRNTPITLEQLRELNPDRMLLAVCPDTASRTYWLALQHSSAWWQLKAVRKRRVYPIPSDPWFEYSAVAVSRILDEALLLFTGKSTKALPH comes from the coding sequence ATGAACGCGGAATGGCCGGCAGTCAAAGGCCCGGTTGCGTCGCAGCCGAATTCCGGGCCGAATTTGGACGAGGTTAAAGCTTTTATGGATCGGCATTATCATGAGCCGCTTACGACCGGGCAGTTGGCGGAAATGGCCGGTCTCAGTCCGAAATATTTCGCGCATTTGTTCAAAAAAACGTACGGACAGAGCGCCGTCGAATATTTGACGGATCTGCGGATCAACCGGGCGAAGCGGTACTTGGCCGAATCCGGAGCGCGTCTGCGGGAGATCGCGCTTCAGGTGGGGTACAGCGACGAGTTTTATTTCAGCCACAAATTCAAGAAGGAGGTGGGCGTCTCTCCCTCCGATTACAAGAAACAGGCCAGAAGCCGCGTCGCCGCCTGCTCCCCGCCGATTACGGGGCATCTGCTGGCTTTGGATGTCGTACCGGCTGCGGCGCCCCTCGATCCCAAATGGACCGCTTATTACTACAACGACTACCGGACGGCAATCAAGTTCCATCTGAAGCTGACCGAACCTTACAGCCATTTGAAATTCGACGCGAACATCGGCATGCTCTCCCGGATTCGTCCGGACGCCATTATCGGAACGGACCGGCTGTCGGCGGACGAGCGGGCAAAGCTGACGGAGATCGCGCCGTCCTTGTTTATTCCGGAGTCGGAGGACGGCTGGAGAGACCAATTGAGAAAAATCGCCCACTTCCTCAACCGGGAGGAGGCGGCGGAACGATGGATTCAACGCTACGAGCGGCAGGCGGAGTTCGTCCGGGAGCGCATCGGCAAGGTGTTGGGCGGCGAACGGATTCTGGTTCTGAGAATATACGGCAGCCGCCTGCACGTCTACTGGAACCGGGGGCTGGAGGACGTGCTGCGCCGGGATCTGCGGCTTGAAGCCGCCGACAGAGGCGGATCATCCGTCCGCAACACGCCTATTACGCTGGAGCAACTGCGCGAGCTGAACCCGGACCGGATGCTGCTGGCCGTCTGCCCGGATACCGCTTCGCGGACGTATTGGCTGGCCTTGCAGCACTCCTCCGCTTGGTGGCAGCTGAAGGCGGTCAGGAAACGCCGCGTGTATCCGATCCCGTCGGACCCGTGGTTCGAATATTCGGCTGTTGCCGTCAGCCGGATTCTGGATGAAGCCCTGCTGCTGTTCACGGGAAAAAGTACAAAGGCTTTGCCGCATTAA
- a CDS encoding TetR/AcrR family transcriptional regulator, producing the protein MPKIINHDEYRRQLLNQCFGLFAEYGYASLSMRQIAGFLGVSTGTLYHYFPNKLAMFEQLLILITEEDIAFGSRMMEISGVEDRLRAFFTHVFESEERFMRKFMILHEYIRQEKTGAVPEQHSAIQRTIGEYIRLCEQLVGDRKIGVFMLAVIHGLLIQRYINGAATSYEEQAELAVDMILRRVEEPWENHSRLQPKAP; encoded by the coding sequence ATGCCCAAAATCATCAACCATGACGAATATCGCAGACAACTGCTGAACCAATGCTTCGGGTTATTCGCCGAATACGGATATGCTTCCTTATCCATGAGACAGATCGCGGGCTTTTTGGGCGTATCGACGGGCACGCTGTACCATTACTTTCCCAATAAGCTGGCGATGTTCGAGCAACTGCTGATTCTGATAACCGAGGAGGACATCGCCTTTGGCTCCCGGATGATGGAGATAAGCGGCGTGGAGGATCGGCTGAGGGCGTTTTTTACCCATGTCTTCGAGAGCGAAGAACGGTTTATGCGGAAATTTATGATTTTGCACGAATACATCCGGCAGGAGAAAACGGGCGCCGTACCGGAGCAACATTCGGCGATCCAACGGACGATCGGCGAGTATATCCGCTTGTGCGAACAACTCGTCGGAGACCGGAAGATCGGGGTGTTTATGCTGGCCGTGATTCACGGGCTGCTGATCCAGCGCTATATAAATGGGGCGGCGACTTCTTACGAGGAGCAAGCCGAGCTGGCCGTGGATATGATTCTGAGACGAGTGGAGGAACCCTGGGAAAATCACTCGCGGTTACAGCCGAAAGCCCCATGA